The Ancylobacter sp. WKF20 genome contains a region encoding:
- a CDS encoding FAD-binding protein — translation MAATVQLQSDVLVIGGGPAACWAALAAREAGCSVVLVDKGYVGTSGATAPSNTGTWFATTPERRARLVAERAKQSEGLADLRQMSRVIDAATQHLNFLAERGYRFPRDDEGQLYIANLRGPDYMRFLRTQLVRAGVTIRDHHPALELLVAGDAVAGAAGFARQIGENWEARASAVVLATGGCAFGSRILGATGLTGDGQLMAAELGATLSGMEFSNQYGIVPLHSSVNKGLPYFWASFYRTDGSAIDIPPGQRFPVLAQESLEGPIFARLDRATGALPDALRRGQPNCFLPFDRAGIDPFVDLFPIALRSEGTVRGTGGLRRQDDDCGVGIPGLYAAGDTLDRQDIAGAATGGGGPNASWAIATGVWSGKGAAAFATRLGSRAHERAVRPTGQAGLRPALAAGAVDPAEAVALVRAEMLPVDRNFFRSAPKLATSLDRLDGAWATLRDHGHGTGATAFRLREAAALLASSRWAYRAAQARTETRGMHRRLDAPGSDAAQARRLSIAGIDQPTLSFGTQPAEAVAS, via the coding sequence GTGGCTGCTACTGTCCAGCTTCAATCGGACGTCCTCGTCATCGGGGGTGGGCCGGCGGCCTGCTGGGCGGCGCTTGCCGCGCGCGAAGCCGGATGCAGCGTCGTTCTGGTCGACAAGGGCTATGTCGGCACCAGCGGCGCCACCGCGCCCTCGAACACCGGGACCTGGTTCGCCACCACGCCGGAGCGGCGCGCGCGCCTTGTCGCCGAGCGGGCGAAGCAATCCGAGGGGCTCGCCGATCTCCGTCAGATGTCCCGCGTCATTGATGCGGCAACTCAGCACCTCAACTTCCTTGCCGAGCGCGGCTACCGCTTTCCGCGCGACGATGAGGGCCAGCTCTACATCGCCAATCTGCGCGGCCCGGACTATATGCGCTTCCTGCGCACCCAGCTCGTGCGCGCCGGCGTGACGATCCGTGACCATCATCCCGCGCTGGAGCTTCTGGTCGCCGGCGATGCGGTGGCCGGTGCTGCCGGCTTTGCCCGACAGATCGGCGAGAACTGGGAGGCGCGCGCCAGTGCCGTGGTGCTTGCCACCGGCGGCTGCGCCTTCGGCTCGCGCATCCTCGGCGCCACCGGGCTTACCGGCGACGGCCAGCTGATGGCCGCCGAGCTCGGCGCCACCCTGTCCGGCATGGAGTTCTCCAACCAGTATGGCATCGTGCCGCTGCACTCGTCGGTGAATAAAGGGCTGCCTTATTTCTGGGCGAGCTTCTACCGGACCGACGGCTCGGCCATCGACATTCCTCCCGGCCAACGCTTTCCCGTGCTGGCGCAGGAATCGCTGGAAGGACCCATTTTCGCCCGGCTGGACCGCGCGACCGGCGCGCTTCCCGACGCGCTGCGCCGGGGCCAGCCAAACTGCTTCCTGCCGTTCGACCGCGCCGGCATCGATCCGTTCGTCGATCTCTTTCCCATAGCCCTGCGCTCGGAAGGCACGGTGCGCGGCACCGGCGGGCTGAGACGACAGGACGACGACTGCGGCGTCGGCATTCCCGGCCTCTATGCCGCCGGCGATACGCTGGACCGGCAGGATATTGCCGGCGCGGCGACCGGTGGCGGCGGGCCGAACGCCTCTTGGGCCATCGCCACCGGCGTGTGGTCCGGCAAGGGCGCGGCCGCCTTCGCCACGCGCCTCGGCAGCCGGGCGCATGAGCGTGCCGTGCGGCCGACCGGGCAGGCCGGTCTTCGCCCCGCTCTCGCCGCCGGCGCCGTCGATCCGGCGGAGGCTGTGGCGCTGGTGCGCGCCGAGATGTTGCCGGTGGACCGCAATTTCTTCCGCAGCGCGCCCAAGCTCGCCACCTCGCTCGACCGGCTCGACGGCGCCTGGGCGACGCTGCGCGACCATGGCCATGGCACCGGCGCCACCGCTTTCCGGCTGCGGGAGGCGGCGGCGTTGCTTGCCTCCAGCCGCTGGGCCTACCGCGCCGCGCAGGCCCGCACCGAGACGCGCGGCATGCACCGACGCCTCGACGCCCCCGGCAGCGATGCCGCGCAGGCCCGCCGCCTCTCCATCGCCGGCATCGACCAGCCGACGCTCAGCTTCGGCACCCAGCCCGCCGAGGCCGTCGCATCATGA
- a CDS encoding ferredoxin family protein, whose translation MIEVLSETRCTACNVCVKACPANVFEAVAGGVPVIARQDDCQTCFLCEIYCPVDALYVAFDPEHVTGITESAVVEAGLFGSYARALGWKKGREGGADKDPTHRLRQASLTGGTPAGARSTAP comes from the coding sequence ATGATCGAGGTTCTATCTGAAACCCGCTGCACGGCCTGCAATGTCTGCGTGAAGGCCTGCCCCGCCAATGTCTTTGAGGCTGTCGCCGGCGGCGTGCCGGTGATCGCCCGGCAGGACGACTGTCAGACCTGCTTCCTGTGCGAGATCTACTGCCCGGTTGACGCGCTCTATGTCGCCTTCGATCCCGAGCACGTCACCGGCATCACCGAGAGCGCGGTCGTCGAGGCCGGCCTGTTCGGCAGCTATGCGCGCGCGCTCGGCTGGAAGAAGGGCCGCGAAGGCGGCGCCGACAAAGACCCCACCCATCGGCTTCGCCAGGCCTCGTTGACCGGCGGCACGCCGGCCGGGGCAAGGAGCACCGCACCATGA
- a CDS encoding ABC transporter ATP-binding protein has protein sequence MSTIAPVAAPPATSRISISDVRKTFQLKPGQSVTLDGTVSDRIPVLSGVDLDIRPGEFVTIVGPSGSGKSVLLDVIAGLTQPSAGFAAIDGKKVTRPHGETAYVFQQYALFPWRTALQNIEYPLEVRGVGRAARSERAQHFLNLFGLTGFEDRYPSQLSGGMQQRVAIARALATDPQVLLMDEPFAALDAQTRDILQSELLRIWEQIKTTVVFVTHSIDEAIFLADRIVVMTARPARVKEIIEVDLPRPRDIEIRNSDAFNAYRARVWDALREEVRKAQRDWALASAYNA, from the coding sequence ATGAGCACCATCGCCCCCGTCGCCGCGCCGCCGGCGACCAGCCGCATCTCCATCAGCGACGTGCGCAAGACGTTCCAGCTCAAGCCCGGCCAGAGCGTCACGCTGGACGGCACGGTGAGCGATCGCATCCCGGTGCTCTCCGGCGTCGATCTCGACATAAGGCCGGGCGAGTTCGTCACCATCGTCGGCCCTTCGGGCAGCGGCAAGTCGGTGCTGCTGGACGTGATCGCCGGGTTGACTCAGCCGAGCGCCGGTTTCGCCGCGATCGATGGGAAGAAGGTCACGCGCCCGCATGGCGAGACCGCCTATGTGTTCCAGCAATATGCGCTGTTTCCCTGGCGGACGGCCCTGCAGAACATCGAGTACCCGCTGGAGGTCCGCGGCGTCGGCCGGGCGGCGCGGAGCGAGCGGGCGCAGCATTTCCTCAACCTGTTCGGCCTGACCGGCTTTGAGGACCGCTACCCCTCACAGCTCTCCGGCGGCATGCAGCAGCGCGTGGCAATTGCCCGCGCGCTAGCGACCGATCCGCAGGTGCTGCTGATGGATGAGCCCTTCGCCGCGCTCGATGCGCAGACGCGCGATATCCTGCAAAGCGAGCTGCTGCGCATCTGGGAGCAGATCAAGACGACGGTGGTGTTCGTCACCCACTCGATCGACGAGGCCATCTTCCTCGCCGACCGGATCGTGGTGATGACCGCCCGCCCGGCGCGGGTGAAGGAGATCATCGAGGTCGACCTTCCGCGCCCGCGCGACATCGAGATCCGCAACAGCGACGCTTTCAACGCCTACCGGGCCCGCGTGTGGGACGCCCTGCGCGAAGAGGTCCGCAAGGCCCAGCGCGATTGGGCTCTCGCCTCCGCCTATAACGCCTGA
- a CDS encoding ABC transporter permease — MTLATDKSTDVPPRVWWSRPAFLPSHSSVWQTIQTIGLGLPALLLLALVWELAPRLGWINAIFFPPLSQVLATLGDMIHSGLLARHIGISLQRAAIGFGLAVVVAIPLGLLMGRYPLFEKISDFLVQTLRNTSQFALLPVFILVLGIGEASKVAITFYAAVFFLLINTIVGVKSVDPLHIKAARSMGTSDWDLFRKVILPSAVPSIVAGARLGVKSSLFSVIAAEMLAAQSGIGYLIQNSSLMLETDRMYAGILTLTVIGFLLNYGLVAFEARATRWRASEDKGVA, encoded by the coding sequence ATGACGCTCGCCACCGACAAATCGACCGATGTTCCGCCCCGCGTCTGGTGGAGCCGGCCCGCCTTCCTGCCCTCACACTCCTCGGTGTGGCAGACCATCCAGACCATTGGCCTCGGCCTGCCGGCGCTGCTGCTGCTTGCTCTCGTCTGGGAGCTCGCGCCGCGCCTCGGCTGGATCAACGCCATCTTCTTCCCGCCGCTGAGCCAGGTGCTGGCGACGCTCGGGGACATGATCCATAGCGGCCTGCTCGCGCGCCATATCGGCATCAGCCTGCAGCGTGCTGCCATCGGCTTCGGCCTGGCGGTCGTGGTCGCCATTCCGCTCGGCCTGCTGATGGGCCGCTACCCGCTGTTCGAGAAGATCAGCGATTTCCTGGTGCAGACTCTGCGCAACACCTCGCAATTCGCCCTGCTGCCAGTGTTCATCCTGGTGCTCGGCATCGGCGAGGCCTCCAAGGTGGCGATCACCTTCTACGCCGCCGTGTTCTTCCTGCTGATCAACACCATTGTCGGCGTGAAGTCGGTCGATCCGCTGCACATCAAGGCCGCGCGCTCGATGGGCACCTCGGACTGGGATCTGTTCCGCAAGGTGATCCTGCCCTCCGCCGTGCCCTCGATCGTCGCCGGCGCGCGGCTAGGCGTGAAGAGCTCGCTGTTCTCGGTGATCGCCGCCGAGATGCTCGCCGCCCAGTCGGGCATCGGCTACCTCATCCAGAACTCGTCGCTGATGCTGGAAACCGACCGCATGTATGCGGGCATCCTGACGCTGACGGTTATCGGCTTCCTGCTGAATTACGGTCTCGTGGCCTTCGAGGCCCGGGCAACGCGCTGGCGCGCTTCCGAGGATAAGGGCGTCGCCTGA